The following are encoded in a window of Streptomyces griseiscabiei genomic DNA:
- a CDS encoding FAD-binding and (Fe-S)-binding domain-containing protein yields MTETTTALEPLVARLAETAPGLRVETGPGSTGSYAYDASNYRVPPRAVVLPRSADDVVAVLRACREAHVPVTARGGGTSMAGNAVGPGVVLDFSRYMNRILDIDPMARTARVEAGVILDALRSATALHGLTFGPDPSSHSRCTLGGMIGNDACGNRSVRHGRTSSHVEALEIVTADGVRAVADRTGLRAADPDDKDAVERVARLEADVRRLIEADLAPIRTELGRIPRQVSGYQLHHLLPEHGFDMARALVGTEGSCAVVTAATVRLVATAQASTLLTLGYDDVVDAAEDVPEILRWNPTAVEGMDEAIVATMRARRGPDSVTGLPEGRAWLYVELDGDDQAAVDARADELLDVLAARGRTTGGRVVRSPAEQRSLWRVREDGAGLAARLVDGGESWPGWEDAAVAPEDLAAYLRDFRKLLAAHGLTGVLYGHFGAGCVHVRIDFDLATDAGRTATRRFLSEAAALVVEHGGTLSGEHGDGRARGELLEVMYSHRMIRAFTAFKEIFDPEGLLNPGVIVTPARLDADLALHTPSDPLPVETLFSFPHDEDGFAGAVRRCVGVGRCRSDAGGVMCPSYRATGEENDSTRGRARLLQEMVRGGTVQDGWRSTEVRDALDLCLSCKACSSDCPVGVDMATYKAEFLHQHYKGRIRPRSHYSLGWLPLTSKLVGYAARPVNALLRGPVGRLLARLGGVTTKRRIPAFASRQALSRALRTARAGEPAKSLLFVDSFTRAFRPEVAGAVSRVLADAGLPCTAEDDLCCGLTWVSTGQLSRARRIMARTVARLDNGDDRPIVVAEPSCAAALKRDVPELLGTDAARRVAARVHTLTGALTDLAAPGWTPPELPDHVVLQTHCHEYATFKGRHPRDLLGRLGVRKVDEAEGCCGLAGNFGFEEQHYDTSMAVAGLALQPCLDDIDQDTPTVVVADGFSCATQIDHLAGDRGVRALHLAELLDPAADRSGQPGENS; encoded by the coding sequence ATGACGGAGACCACCACGGCCCTGGAGCCGCTGGTCGCGCGTCTCGCCGAGACCGCGCCCGGCCTGCGGGTGGAGACCGGCCCCGGATCCACCGGCAGCTACGCCTACGACGCCTCCAACTACCGGGTCCCGCCGAGGGCCGTGGTCCTTCCCCGCAGCGCCGACGACGTCGTCGCGGTGCTGCGGGCCTGCCGCGAGGCGCACGTGCCGGTCACCGCGCGCGGCGGCGGCACCAGTATGGCGGGCAACGCCGTCGGTCCCGGCGTCGTGCTGGACTTCTCCCGGTACATGAACCGGATCCTGGACATCGACCCGATGGCGCGCACCGCGCGCGTCGAGGCCGGAGTGATCCTGGACGCGCTGCGCAGCGCGACCGCACTGCACGGACTCACCTTCGGCCCCGACCCGTCCTCGCACAGCCGGTGCACCCTCGGCGGCATGATCGGCAACGACGCCTGCGGCAACCGGTCGGTGCGGCACGGGCGCACGAGCAGTCATGTCGAGGCGCTGGAGATCGTGACGGCCGACGGCGTGCGCGCCGTCGCCGACCGCACCGGCCTGCGGGCGGCCGACCCGGACGACAAGGACGCCGTCGAGCGGGTCGCCCGCCTGGAAGCGGATGTGCGGCGCCTGATCGAGGCCGATCTGGCGCCGATCCGCACCGAGCTGGGACGTATTCCGCGTCAGGTCTCCGGCTACCAGCTGCACCACCTGCTGCCCGAGCACGGATTCGACATGGCTCGCGCGCTGGTGGGCACCGAAGGCTCCTGTGCGGTCGTCACCGCCGCGACGGTCCGCCTGGTGGCGACCGCACAGGCTTCCACCCTCCTCACCCTCGGATACGACGACGTGGTCGACGCCGCCGAGGACGTGCCCGAGATCCTGCGCTGGAATCCCACCGCTGTGGAGGGCATGGACGAGGCGATCGTCGCCACCATGCGTGCCCGGCGCGGCCCGGACTCCGTCACCGGACTGCCGGAAGGGCGCGCCTGGCTGTATGTCGAGCTCGACGGCGACGACCAGGCGGCCGTCGACGCCCGCGCCGACGAACTGCTGGACGTGCTCGCGGCACGGGGCCGGACGACCGGTGGGCGGGTCGTCCGCAGCCCGGCCGAACAGCGCTCGCTGTGGCGGGTCCGGGAGGACGGGGCGGGGCTCGCCGCCCGCCTGGTCGACGGCGGGGAGTCCTGGCCGGGCTGGGAGGACGCGGCCGTCGCGCCCGAGGACCTGGCCGCCTACCTGCGCGACTTTCGCAAGCTGCTGGCCGCCCACGGGCTGACCGGCGTGCTGTACGGGCACTTCGGCGCGGGCTGCGTCCACGTACGCATCGACTTCGACCTCGCCACGGACGCGGGGCGGACCGCCACCCGCCGGTTCCTCTCCGAAGCCGCCGCCCTGGTCGTCGAGCACGGCGGAACCCTGTCGGGCGAACACGGCGACGGGCGGGCCCGCGGCGAGCTGCTGGAGGTCATGTACAGCCACCGCATGATCCGGGCGTTCACCGCCTTCAAGGAGATCTTCGACCCCGAGGGGCTGCTCAACCCCGGCGTCATCGTGACCCCGGCCCGCCTCGACGCCGACCTAGCCCTGCACACGCCCTCCGACCCGTTGCCCGTCGAGACCCTCTTCTCCTTCCCGCACGACGAGGACGGCTTCGCGGGCGCCGTACGCCGCTGTGTCGGCGTCGGCCGGTGCCGCAGCGACGCCGGTGGCGTGATGTGTCCCAGCTACCGGGCCACGGGGGAGGAGAACGACTCGACGCGGGGCAGGGCCCGTCTGCTCCAGGAGATGGTGCGGGGCGGGACCGTCCAGGACGGCTGGCGCTCCACCGAGGTGCGTGACGCCCTCGACCTGTGCCTGTCCTGCAAGGCCTGCTCCAGCGACTGCCCGGTCGGCGTCGACATGGCCACGTACAAGGCGGAGTTCCTCCACCAGCACTACAAGGGCAGGATCCGGCCCCGCTCCCACTACTCGCTGGGCTGGCTGCCCCTGACGTCCAAGCTCGTCGGATACGCGGCGCGCCCGGTGAACGCGCTGCTGCGCGGCCCCGTCGGGAGGCTGCTCGCGCGCCTCGGCGGTGTGACCACGAAGCGCAGGATCCCCGCCTTCGCCTCCCGGCAGGCGCTGAGCCGGGCGCTGCGCACGGCAAGGGCCGGCGAACCGGCGAAGTCGCTGCTGTTCGTGGACAGTTTCACCAGGGCCTTCCGCCCCGAGGTAGCCGGAGCGGTGAGCCGCGTGCTCGCCGACGCCGGCCTACCCTGCACGGCGGAGGACGATCTGTGCTGTGGCCTGACCTGGGTGAGCACCGGACAGCTGTCCCGCGCGCGCCGCATCATGGCCCGCACGGTCGCCCGCCTGGACAACGGCGACGACCGGCCCATCGTCGTGGCCGAACCCAGCTGCGCCGCGGCGCTCAAGCGTGACGTGCCCGAACTCCTCGGTACCGACGCCGCCCGGCGCGTCGCGGCCCGCGTCCACACCCTCACCGGAGCCCTCACCGACCTCGCCGCCCCCGGCTGGACGCCACCGGAGCTGCCGGACCACGTCGTCCTGCAGACCCACTGCCACGAGTACGCCACCTTCAAGGGCCGCCACCCCCGTGACCTGCTCGGTCGCCTCGGCGTACGGAAGGTCGACGAGGCCGAGGGCTGCTGCGGACTCGCCGGCAACTTCGGCTTCGAGGAACAGCACTACGACACCTCGATGGCCGTCGCCGGCCTGGCCCTGCAGCCGTGCCTCGACGACATCGACCAGGACACGCCGACGGTCGTCGTGGCCGACGGCTTCAGCTGCGCCACCCAGATCGACCACCTCGCCGGAGACCGGGGCGTCCGCGCCCTGCACCTCGCGGAACTGCTCGACCCCGCCGCCGACCGATCCGGACAACCAGGAGAGAACTCATGA
- a CDS encoding cupin domain-containing protein, whose protein sequence is MSLLKTIDTHPSFAPHQSGPLPERLVSGDPAFMTWPQDVARGEMIHTGVWEATPGETRSVKGETFEFCHILAGIVELTPEGGEAVVYKAGDSFVMKPGFVGVWKTIETVRKIYVIVK, encoded by the coding sequence ATGTCGCTCCTGAAGACCATCGACACCCACCCCTCCTTCGCGCCGCACCAGTCCGGCCCGCTCCCGGAACGTCTGGTTTCCGGCGACCCCGCATTCATGACCTGGCCGCAGGACGTCGCCCGCGGGGAGATGATCCATACGGGGGTCTGGGAAGCGACGCCCGGCGAGACGCGCTCGGTCAAGGGCGAGACCTTCGAGTTCTGCCACATCCTCGCCGGCATCGTCGAACTCACGCCGGAAGGTGGCGAGGCCGTGGTCTACAAGGCGGGTGACAGCTTCGTCATGAAGCCGGGCTTCGTCGGTGTCTGGAAGACCATCGAAACCGTGCGCAAGATCTACGTGATCGTGAAGTGA
- a CDS encoding NAD-dependent succinate-semialdehyde dehydrogenase, which yields MTDTPTQLFIGGAWVDASDGATTPVDDPATGDILCHVADAGPKDAKLAEEAAVRVQQEWASTAPRVRSEILRRAYEIIIERTDELAHLMTAEMGKPLAEARGEVAYAAEFFRWFSEEAVRIDGGLATLPDGRNRMLLSRRPVGPCLLITPWNFPLAMGTRKIGPAVAAGCTMVLKPAPQTPLSSLALAAILKEAGLPDGVLNVVTTSRAGAVCEPLLRGGRIRKLSFTGSTAVGQLLLAQSAQAVVRTSMELGGNAPFVVFEDADLDKAVDGAMVAKMRNMGEACTAANRFFVHRSVAEEFGRRLAERMASLVVGPGTRDGVDVGPLIDRTGRGKVEELVADAVERGARVLVGGRTPEGPGCFYPPTVLTDVDPGSRLMDTEIFGPVAAILTFDDEDEVIRRANDTPWGLVGYVFTEGLDRALRVSERLEVGMVGLNTGLVSNPAAPFGGVKQSGLGREGGRVGIDEFLDYQYLAVPVS from the coding sequence ATGACCGACACGCCTACGCAGTTGTTCATCGGCGGTGCCTGGGTGGATGCCTCGGACGGCGCCACCACGCCCGTCGACGACCCCGCCACCGGCGACATCCTCTGCCATGTCGCCGACGCCGGTCCCAAGGACGCGAAGCTCGCCGAGGAAGCGGCCGTGCGGGTGCAGCAGGAGTGGGCGAGTACGGCGCCCCGGGTACGCAGCGAGATCCTGCGCCGCGCCTACGAGATCATCATCGAGCGCACCGACGAGCTCGCCCACCTGATGACGGCCGAGATGGGCAAGCCGCTCGCCGAGGCCAGGGGAGAGGTGGCGTACGCGGCCGAGTTCTTCCGCTGGTTCTCCGAGGAGGCCGTCCGTATCGACGGCGGTCTTGCCACCCTGCCCGACGGCCGCAACCGCATGCTGCTCTCGCGTCGCCCGGTCGGCCCCTGCCTGCTGATCACCCCGTGGAACTTCCCGCTGGCCATGGGCACCCGCAAGATCGGCCCGGCTGTCGCCGCCGGCTGCACGATGGTGCTCAAGCCCGCCCCGCAGACCCCTCTCTCCAGCCTTGCCCTCGCCGCGATCCTCAAGGAGGCCGGGCTGCCTGACGGCGTGCTGAACGTCGTCACCACCTCCCGTGCGGGGGCGGTGTGCGAACCGCTCCTGCGCGGCGGGCGGATTCGCAAGCTGTCCTTCACCGGTTCCACGGCCGTCGGGCAGCTGCTCCTCGCCCAGAGCGCTCAGGCGGTCGTGCGGACCTCGATGGAGCTGGGCGGCAACGCGCCGTTCGTCGTCTTCGAGGACGCCGACCTGGACAAGGCCGTGGACGGGGCGATGGTCGCCAAGATGCGCAACATGGGCGAGGCGTGCACGGCCGCCAACCGTTTCTTCGTGCACCGGTCGGTGGCGGAGGAATTCGGGCGTCGCCTGGCCGAGCGGATGGCCTCGCTGGTCGTAGGTCCGGGCACCCGGGACGGCGTCGACGTCGGCCCGCTGATCGACAGGACGGGGCGCGGCAAGGTGGAGGAGCTGGTCGCCGACGCGGTCGAGCGGGGGGCTCGGGTGCTCGTGGGCGGCCGTACTCCCGAGGGCCCCGGCTGCTTCTACCCGCCGACCGTGCTCACCGACGTCGATCCCGGCAGCCGCCTGATGGACACGGAGATCTTCGGTCCCGTCGCCGCGATCCTCACCTTCGACGACGAGGACGAGGTGATCCGCCGGGCCAACGACACCCCCTGGGGCCTGGTCGGCTACGTCTTCACCGAGGGCCTCGACCGAGCCCTGCGGGTGAGCGAACGGCTGGAGGTGGGCATGGTGGGGCTGAACACGGGTCTCGTGTCCAACCCGGCCGCCCCCTTCGGCGGCGTCAAGCAGTCCGGGCTGGGCCGCGAGGGCGGCCGGGTGGGGATCGACGAGTTCCTGGACTACCAGTACCTCGCGGTGCCCGTGAGCTGA
- a CDS encoding IclR family transcriptional regulator, protein MKSVTRSLRILEAVAQHQPVTVGELTKLFGLPKSTVQRSLVTLAEAGWLRANRKDTTRWEIGARVLAVRPAALQGSSLFAAAREPMVRLRDAVNETIHLSVPDALQCMVVVDRVDCDHPVRTFHTIGDTSPLHATAVGRAVLAHLPRRDVDELVAAGLERFSDTTPVEPDELRAELDRIRADGYAVNHNQYRPGVCAVAAPVLDEDGTPLAAVAVSMPEARYDGERTPKWGRLVADTAAEISQRRLSA, encoded by the coding sequence ATGAAGAGCGTCACCAGGTCGCTCCGGATCCTGGAGGCGGTCGCCCAGCATCAGCCCGTGACTGTCGGGGAGTTGACGAAGCTCTTCGGACTGCCGAAGTCCACCGTGCAGCGCAGCCTGGTCACGCTGGCGGAGGCCGGCTGGCTGCGCGCCAACCGAAAGGACACCACCCGCTGGGAGATCGGCGCCCGCGTCCTGGCCGTACGCCCCGCCGCACTCCAGGGCTCCAGCCTGTTCGCCGCCGCCCGTGAACCCATGGTTCGCCTTCGGGACGCGGTGAACGAGACCATCCACCTGTCGGTGCCGGACGCCCTGCAGTGCATGGTCGTCGTCGACCGCGTCGACTGCGACCACCCCGTGCGTACCTTCCACACGATCGGCGACACCTCACCTCTGCACGCCACCGCCGTCGGGCGCGCCGTTCTCGCCCACCTCCCGAGGCGGGACGTCGACGAACTCGTCGCGGCGGGGCTGGAGCGGTTCAGCGACACGACCCCCGTCGAGCCTGACGAGCTGCGCGCCGAGCTGGACCGGATCCGCGCCGACGGCTACGCGGTCAACCACAACCAGTACCGGCCGGGCGTCTGCGCCGTCGCCGCACCCGTGCTCGACGAGGACGGCACCCCGCTGGCAGCCGTGGCCGTCTCGATGCCCGAGGCGCGGTACGACGGTGAACGGACGCCCAAGTGGGGCCGCCTCGTCGCCGACACGGCCGCGGAGATCTCACAGCGCCGCCTGAGCGCCTGA
- a CDS encoding M14 family metallopeptidase, with protein sequence MNDTTLSVGTLVAEPGTKDRGTVPADLGTLTADIPLTLVNGARPGPRVVITAGVHGGEFTPIDAVVRLAEGLEPSEVHGQVIICPVANPPAVYQGRLNISPVDGVNLNRVFPGDPAGGPTERLAAWLFTHLIDGADVYIDLHCGGIDQVLRDFVGYRVTGDPDLDKATAELAGSFGIEDVILGLTPEGGNSHAAAARRGISAVLVEVGQLGRRDEATALRRVDGLLKALRHLGVLDQDGSTPAPIREWVWSAGATAEATGLWYPEFSFDAEVIGEVAEGDILGRIIDPTDGTEHTVHAPADGRIFYGMHGLTVAPGKELAALAVPWNPDTAARADTLRAPGLGAGSDEADPRP encoded by the coding sequence ATGAACGACACCACGCTCTCCGTCGGCACCCTCGTTGCCGAGCCGGGCACCAAGGACCGCGGTACCGTCCCCGCCGACCTCGGCACCCTCACCGCGGACATCCCGCTGACCCTCGTCAACGGGGCTCGCCCCGGCCCCCGGGTCGTCATCACCGCGGGTGTGCACGGCGGCGAGTTCACGCCCATCGACGCCGTCGTGCGACTGGCGGAGGGGCTGGAGCCCTCCGAGGTGCACGGACAGGTGATCATCTGTCCGGTCGCCAACCCACCCGCCGTGTACCAAGGCCGGCTCAACATCTCCCCGGTCGACGGCGTGAACCTCAACCGCGTCTTCCCCGGCGACCCGGCCGGCGGCCCCACCGAACGGCTGGCCGCCTGGCTCTTCACCCACCTGATCGACGGCGCCGACGTCTACATCGACCTGCACTGCGGCGGCATCGACCAGGTCCTGCGGGACTTCGTCGGCTACCGCGTCACCGGTGACCCCGACCTGGACAAGGCGACCGCCGAACTGGCAGGCTCCTTCGGCATCGAGGACGTCATCCTCGGGCTGACGCCCGAGGGCGGCAACAGCCACGCGGCCGCCGCCCGCCGGGGCATCTCGGCGGTCCTCGTAGAGGTGGGCCAGCTCGGCCGGCGCGACGAGGCCACCGCCCTCCGCCGCGTCGACGGCCTGCTGAAGGCACTTCGCCATCTCGGCGTCCTCGACCAGGACGGTTCCACTCCGGCACCGATCCGCGAGTGGGTCTGGTCCGCCGGCGCCACCGCCGAGGCCACCGGCCTGTGGTACCCGGAGTTCTCCTTCGACGCCGAAGTCATCGGCGAAGTCGCCGAGGGCGACATCCTCGGCCGCATCATCGACCCGACCGACGGCACCGAGCACACCGTCCACGCACCGGCCGACGGCCGGATCTTCTACGGCATGCACGGCCTCACCGTCGCCCCCGGCAAGGAACTGGCCGCCCTGGCCGTCCCGTGGAACCCCGATACGGCCGCGCGAGCCGACACCCTAAGGGCCCCCGGCCTCGGTGCCGGATCAGACGAGGCGGATCCCCGCCCCTAG
- a CDS encoding ABC transporter substrate-binding protein — protein sequence MKDARIDRRLFLRGIGGVTAGVAAATTLSACGTGSSRTAGGSGGKGGKTVVVRDSGGSYGAALQKAIYTPFTQETGIQVKVLNLDDAPLLAQIKQGRPQCDLINNSMMSHLKYVKQDALEALDLDRIKSAQSAKIPEAQVTEHAVGHSFYGQCIAYRTDAFGGKKPESWADFWDTKAFKGGRSMCSPDGDLPELEFALLADGVPPDKLYPLDVDRAFKALTRLRGDIKKFWDSGPLPGVLLSRQEVTMSTVWDGRIADLEKQGVPVTRQLNGMRRQFQGYAIAKGAANTDNAYKLMDFSLRAESQAGLAKAFPSNPSSPLAYEKLTEDERNALAGAPKYYDKGFDTDVNWWLKNEAAVTKRWLEWARG from the coding sequence ATGAAAGATGCCCGAATAGACCGCAGACTGTTCCTTCGAGGAATAGGAGGGGTCACGGCGGGTGTCGCCGCCGCGACCACCCTCTCCGCCTGTGGTACCGGCTCCAGCCGGACCGCCGGTGGGAGTGGTGGCAAGGGCGGCAAGACGGTGGTTGTCCGTGACAGCGGCGGTTCCTACGGCGCCGCGCTGCAGAAGGCGATCTACACGCCGTTCACGCAGGAGACCGGCATCCAGGTGAAGGTGCTGAACCTGGACGACGCCCCGCTGCTGGCGCAGATCAAGCAGGGCCGGCCGCAGTGCGACCTGATCAACAACTCGATGATGTCGCATCTGAAGTACGTCAAGCAGGACGCCCTGGAGGCGCTCGACCTCGACCGGATCAAGAGCGCGCAGAGCGCGAAGATCCCCGAGGCCCAGGTCACCGAGCACGCCGTCGGCCACAGCTTCTACGGCCAGTGCATCGCGTACCGCACCGATGCCTTCGGAGGCAAGAAGCCGGAGTCGTGGGCGGACTTCTGGGACACCAAGGCATTCAAGGGCGGCCGTTCGATGTGCAGCCCGGACGGTGACCTGCCGGAGCTGGAGTTCGCGCTCCTGGCCGACGGCGTCCCGCCGGACAAGCTGTACCCGCTGGACGTCGACCGTGCCTTCAAGGCACTGACCCGCCTGCGGGGCGACATCAAGAAGTTCTGGGACAGCGGCCCGCTCCCCGGCGTGCTGCTCAGCCGCCAGGAGGTCACGATGTCCACCGTCTGGGACGGCCGGATCGCCGACCTGGAGAAGCAGGGTGTCCCGGTCACCCGGCAGCTCAACGGGATGCGCCGCCAGTTCCAGGGCTACGCCATAGCCAAGGGCGCGGCCAACACGGACAACGCCTACAAGCTCATGGACTTCTCACTGCGGGCGGAGAGCCAGGCCGGCCTGGCCAAGGCATTCCCGTCGAACCCGTCGTCCCCGCTGGCCTACGAGAAGCTCACCGAGGACGAGCGCAACGCACTCGCCGGTGCGCCGAAGTACTACGACAAGGGCTTCGACACGGACGTCAACTGGTGGTTGAAGAACGAAGCGGCCGTCACCAAGCGCTGGCTGGAGTGGGCTCGTGGCTGA
- a CDS encoding IclR family transcriptional regulator, translating to MKSVTRSLRVLEAVAQHQPVTVGELTKLFGLPKSTVQRSLVTLAEAGWLRANRKDTTRWEIGARVLAVRPAALQGSSLFAAAREPMIRLRDATNETIHLSVPDALQCMVVVDRVDCDHAVRTFHAIGDTSPLHATAAGNAVLAHLGKSEIEEVTAGTLEGYGEETITDPGELRAELRRVRERGYAVNHNQYLRGVCAIAAPVLDGADTPLAAVAVSLPDSRFEADRLPELGRLVAETAAEITARHLA from the coding sequence ATGAAGAGCGTCACCAGGTCGCTGCGCGTCCTGGAGGCGGTCGCCCAGCATCAGCCCGTGACCGTGGGGGAGTTGACGAAGCTCTTCGGACTGCCGAAGTCCACCGTGCAGCGCAGCCTGGTCACCCTGGCCGAGGCCGGCTGGCTGCGCGCCAACCGAAAGGACACCACCCGCTGGGAGATCGGCGCCCGCGTCCTCGCCGTACGCCCCGCCGCACTCCAGGGCTCCAGCCTGTTCGCCGCCGCCCGTGAACCCATGATCCGGCTCCGCGACGCGACGAACGAGACCATCCACCTGTCAGTACCGGACGCCCTGCAGTGCATGGTCGTCGTCGACCGCGTCGACTGCGACCACGCCGTACGCACCTTCCACGCCATCGGCGACACCTCGCCCCTGCACGCCACGGCCGCCGGTAACGCCGTCCTCGCCCATCTGGGGAAGTCCGAGATAGAGGAGGTCACCGCGGGGACGTTGGAGGGCTACGGCGAGGAGACCATCACCGATCCGGGAGAACTGCGCGCGGAGCTCCGCCGCGTGAGAGAGCGTGGCTACGCCGTCAACCACAACCAGTACCTACGGGGGGTCTGCGCGATCGCGGCACCCGTGCTCGACGGTGCGGACACCCCGCTGGCCGCCGTGGCCGTCTCCCTGCCCGACTCACGCTTCGAGGCCGACAGGCTGCCCGAGCTGGGTCGGCTCGTCGCCGAGACGGCGGCGGAGATCACCGCCCGGCACCTGGCCTGA
- a CDS encoding ABC transporter ATP-binding protein, producing MAEFGVAAPSVKAAGVKLAAATGKALSVVALRKTYGGVVAVDEASMEIAAGEFVTFLGSSGSGKTTTLMMIAGFCEPDSGTITVGGRDVTRLAPQKRNLGFVFQQYLLFPHMTVSENVAFPLTLRGVGKDEIRRRVGETLEIAGLSGFGGRKPRELSGGQQQRVALCRALVYRPPVILMDEPLGALDKKLRDQLQVEIKSIQQELGLTVIYVTHDQEEALVMSDRIAVMRNGLIEQFDTPRELFERPRTPFVADFLGAANFLPGRIEQHTDAHTLVRLDNSGGLLKARRHDLATGTEVKVAVQPGRLRASAADDGFCSGTVEMATYVGTLVRAGVRIDGGQGPLLRLEVPAGRGPVAGERVGITADPEDINLFPEEKAG from the coding sequence GTGGCTGAATTCGGTGTCGCCGCACCGTCGGTGAAGGCGGCCGGCGTCAAGCTGGCCGCCGCGACCGGCAAAGCACTGTCGGTAGTGGCCCTGCGCAAGACCTACGGCGGCGTCGTCGCCGTGGATGAGGCGTCGATGGAGATCGCCGCAGGGGAGTTCGTCACCTTCCTCGGCTCCTCCGGCTCGGGCAAGACCACGACGCTGATGATGATCGCCGGGTTCTGCGAACCCGACTCCGGCACCATCACCGTCGGCGGCCGTGACGTCACCCGCCTCGCCCCGCAGAAGCGAAACCTCGGCTTCGTCTTCCAGCAGTACCTCCTCTTCCCGCACATGACGGTCAGCGAGAACGTCGCCTTCCCGCTCACCCTGCGCGGGGTGGGCAAGGACGAGATCCGTCGGCGGGTGGGGGAGACCCTGGAGATCGCGGGTCTGTCCGGGTTCGGCGGGCGTAAGCCGCGGGAGCTGTCCGGTGGTCAGCAGCAGCGTGTCGCACTGTGCCGGGCGCTGGTCTACCGCCCGCCTGTCATCCTCATGGACGAACCGCTCGGGGCTCTGGACAAGAAGCTCCGTGACCAGCTGCAGGTGGAGATCAAGTCCATCCAGCAGGAACTCGGCCTGACCGTCATCTATGTGACGCATGATCAGGAAGAGGCGCTGGTGATGTCGGACCGCATCGCGGTGATGCGCAACGGCCTGATCGAGCAGTTCGACACACCCCGCGAGCTGTTCGAGCGGCCCAGGACGCCGTTCGTGGCGGACTTCCTGGGTGCGGCCAACTTCCTGCCCGGCCGCATCGAACAGCACACCGATGCCCACACCCTGGTCCGCCTCGACAACTCCGGCGGCCTGCTCAAGGCCCGCCGCCACGACCTCGCCACGGGCACCGAGGTGAAGGTCGCGGTGCAGCCGGGCCGGCTGCGGGCCTCGGCCGCGGACGACGGCTTCTGTTCCGGCACGGTCGAGATGGCCACCTACGTCGGCACCCTCGTCCGCGCGGGTGTGCGCATCGACGGCGGCCAGGGACCGTTGCTGCGCCTGGAGGTCCCCGCCGGCCGCGGGCCGGTTGCTGGCGAGCGGGTCGGGATCACCGCCGATCCCGAGGACATCAACCTCTTCCCCGAAGAAAAGGCGGGGTAA
- the solA gene encoding N-methyl-L-tryptophan oxidase, producing MSAARKRVAVVGVGTMGSQAAWRLAARGAEVVGYDRFAPGHDRSAAGGETRIFRSAHFEDSRYVPLLKHADTLWEQLQQETGRELRRLTGCLLMGPTDHQQMATVLQSIADHDLDHEVLDADSLAKRFPQYRIEDGDAAVLDRRAGVIRPELTIQTAARRAEQLGAVIHRYSTVREIVPVAGGVEIRTDSGSERFDTAVVTPGPWVNDLLPDLPWEVEVRRLVSAWYVPTDPGAWFGEERPAFIRTAPTHCYGLPSPDGISVKLGLSRALHRLADDPNQLDRTVQPDDLEIFAELIGRHLPDLHPDPTRLSVYMEGYTESSRPLIGPLPGAENVILLAGFSGHGFKLSPAFGDIAADLALDGASPQPIDFLSTVGRTEA from the coding sequence GTGTCAGCTGCCAGGAAGCGCGTCGCGGTCGTCGGCGTCGGAACGATGGGCAGCCAGGCCGCCTGGCGGCTGGCGGCCCGCGGCGCCGAGGTCGTCGGATACGACCGGTTCGCCCCCGGCCACGACCGCAGCGCCGCAGGCGGTGAGACCCGGATCTTCCGCAGTGCGCACTTCGAGGACTCCCGGTACGTTCCGCTCCTCAAGCACGCCGACACCCTGTGGGAGCAGCTCCAGCAGGAGACCGGCCGTGAACTGCGCCGCCTGACCGGATGCCTGCTCATGGGGCCGACCGACCACCAGCAGATGGCCACCGTCCTTCAGTCCATCGCCGACCACGACCTCGACCACGAGGTGCTCGACGCCGACTCCCTCGCCAAGCGCTTCCCGCAGTACCGCATCGAGGACGGCGACGCGGCCGTGCTCGACCGCCGCGCCGGTGTCATCCGCCCGGAGCTGACCATCCAGACCGCCGCCCGCCGCGCCGAGCAGCTGGGCGCCGTGATCCACCGCTACAGCACGGTCCGCGAAATCGTCCCCGTCGCGGGCGGCGTGGAGATCCGCACCGACTCCGGCAGCGAGCGCTTCGACACCGCCGTCGTCACACCCGGCCCCTGGGTCAACGACCTGCTGCCCGACCTGCCGTGGGAGGTGGAAGTCCGCCGCCTCGTCAGCGCCTGGTACGTGCCCACCGACCCCGGCGCCTGGTTCGGCGAGGAGCGCCCGGCGTTCATCCGTACGGCACCCACCCACTGCTACGGCCTGCCCTCCCCGGACGGCATCTCGGTCAAGCTCGGACTTTCCCGTGCGTTGCACCGGCTCGCCGACGACCCCAACCAGCTGGACCGCACCGTACAGCCGGACGACCTGGAGATCTTCGCCGAGCTGATCGGGCGTCACCTGCCCGACCTGCACCCGGACCCGACCCGCCTCTCCGTCTACATGGAGGGCTACACCGAGAGCAGCCGCCCCCTGATCGGCCCGCTGCCCGGCGCCGAGAACGTCATCCTGCTCGCCGGGTTCTCCGGGCACGGCTTCAAGCTCTCGCCCGCCTTCGGCGACATCGCCGCGGACCTGGCGCTGGACGGCGCCTCGCCCCAGCCCATCGACTTCCTCTCCACCGTCGGCCGTACGGAGGCATGA